From the genome of Streptomyces sp. NBC_01116, one region includes:
- a CDS encoding ABC transporter substrate-binding protein: MRQPSVISRRVAASTAVLVLAAGVAACGPEDTKSAAGASGADGKPRQGGTLTVLNSNPQQDFDPARLYTSGGGNVPSLVFRTLTTRNREDGAEGAKVVPDLATDLGTPSKDATVWTYTLKDGLKYEDGTAITSADIKYGIERSFAAELSGGAPYLRDWLIGGADYQGPYKDKKGLDSIEVPDEKTIVFRLNKPEGEFPFLATQTQTTPVPQAKDTGTTYEEHPVSSGPYKVVTNENDGERIVLERNPHWSAKTDAERKAYPDRIDVRSGLDSAVINQRLSASQGPDATAVTTDTNLGPAELAKVGSDKKLAARVGTGHFGYTNYIAFNPKVKPFDDPKVRQAISYAVDRTSIVNAAGGSSLAEPATTFLPERDSFGHTPYDHFPAGRTGDAEKAKELLKEAGHDKGLTVTLTHSNDKDFETSPEIATAIQAALKKAGITVKLQGLESNDYSETIHSAKKEPGFFLAHWGADWPSGGPFLAPIFDGRQIVEDGANFNTGFLNDPAVNKEIDEINKITDLKAAAARWGALDAKIGEEALTVPLFHPVYKRLYGEDVKNIVISDWTGVLDVSQVAVK; the protein is encoded by the coding sequence ATGCGTCAACCGTCCGTCATATCCCGCCGCGTGGCAGCCTCCACCGCGGTTCTCGTCCTGGCCGCGGGAGTCGCGGCCTGCGGTCCCGAGGACACCAAGAGCGCCGCCGGCGCCTCCGGTGCCGATGGCAAGCCGCGGCAGGGCGGCACCCTCACCGTCCTGAACAGCAACCCGCAGCAGGACTTCGACCCCGCCCGGCTCTACACCTCCGGCGGCGGCAACGTCCCCTCCCTCGTCTTCCGCACCCTCACCACCCGCAACCGCGAGGACGGGGCCGAGGGCGCGAAGGTCGTCCCCGACCTGGCCACCGACCTGGGCACGCCCAGCAAGGACGCCACGGTGTGGACGTACACCCTCAAGGACGGCCTGAAGTACGAGGACGGCACCGCGATCACCTCCGCCGACATCAAGTACGGCATCGAGCGCTCCTTCGCCGCCGAACTCTCCGGCGGCGCCCCCTACCTGCGGGACTGGCTGATCGGCGGGGCCGACTACCAGGGCCCGTACAAGGACAAGAAGGGCCTCGACTCCATCGAGGTGCCCGACGAGAAGACGATCGTCTTCCGCCTCAACAAGCCCGAGGGCGAGTTCCCCTTCCTCGCCACCCAGACCCAGACCACCCCGGTGCCGCAGGCCAAGGACACCGGCACCACGTACGAGGAGCACCCCGTCTCCTCGGGCCCGTACAAGGTCGTCACCAACGAGAACGACGGTGAGCGGATCGTCCTGGAGCGCAACCCGCACTGGTCGGCGAAGACCGACGCGGAGCGCAAGGCCTACCCCGACCGGATCGACGTCCGCTCCGGACTCGACTCCGCCGTCATCAACCAGCGGCTCTCCGCCTCCCAGGGCCCGGACGCCACCGCCGTCACCACCGACACCAACCTCGGCCCGGCCGAACTCGCCAAGGTCGGCAGCGACAAGAAGCTCGCCGCCCGCGTCGGCACCGGCCACTTCGGCTACACCAACTACATCGCCTTCAACCCGAAGGTGAAGCCCTTCGACGACCCGAAGGTGCGCCAGGCGATCTCGTACGCCGTCGACCGCACCTCGATCGTCAACGCGGCGGGCGGCTCCTCGCTCGCCGAACCCGCGACCACCTTCCTGCCCGAGCGGGACTCCTTCGGCCACACCCCCTACGACCACTTCCCGGCCGGGAGGACGGGCGACGCCGAGAAGGCGAAGGAACTGCTGAAAGAAGCCGGGCACGACAAGGGCCTGACCGTCACTCTCACCCACTCCAACGACAAGGACTTCGAGACCAGCCCCGAGATCGCCACCGCGATCCAGGCCGCGCTCAAGAAGGCCGGGATCACCGTGAAGCTCCAGGGCCTGGAGAGCAACGACTACTCCGAGACCATCCACAGCGCGAAGAAGGAGCCCGGCTTCTTCCTCGCCCACTGGGGAGCCGACTGGCCCTCCGGCGGCCCCTTCCTCGCCCCGATCTTCGACGGCCGCCAGATCGTGGAGGACGGCGCCAACTTCAACACCGGCTTCCTGAACGACCCCGCGGTCAACAAGGAGATCGACGAGATCAACAAGATCACCGACCTGAAGGCCGCCGCCGCCCGCTGGGGCGCGCTCGACGCGAAGATCGGCGAGGAGGCCCTGACCGTGCCGCTCTTCCACCCGGTCTACAAGCGGCTGTACGGCGAGGACGTCAAGAACATCGTCATCAGCGACTGGACCGGCGTCCTCGACGTCTCCCAGGTCGCGGTCAAGTAG
- a CDS encoding ABC transporter permease, whose product MSEALPVREAGAARAVAPASGARLFRQRLRAQRAASAAALVVLLLVLVALAAPLLTALAGQDPNTYHPDLVDSAAGGVPIGSFGGISGEHWLGVEPGTGRDLFARIVYGARVSLGVALVATVLQIALGLVIGLAAALGSRRVDQLLGRITDINVALPVMVIALALLAIVPESFPRPVLIALVIGGIGWSGTSKIVRAQALALKSLDFVAAARLTGRGKWSIARRELLPSLAAPVITYAALAFPTNIVVEAALSFLGVGIKPPTPSWGQMLTEADTWYQAAPTYLLIPAGLLFVTVLALTVLGEGVRTALDPRAASRLGVGTGTAKEGAA is encoded by the coding sequence ATGTCCGAAGCACTTCCGGTCCGGGAGGCGGGGGCGGCGCGGGCCGTCGCCCCCGCCTCCGGGGCCCGGCTGTTCCGGCAGAGGCTGCGCGCCCAGCGCGCCGCCTCCGCCGCGGCCCTCGTCGTCCTCCTGCTCGTCCTGGTCGCGCTCGCCGCACCGCTGCTCACCGCACTGGCGGGCCAGGACCCCAACACCTACCACCCCGACCTCGTCGACTCGGCGGCCGGCGGCGTCCCCATCGGCTCCTTCGGCGGCATCAGCGGCGAGCACTGGCTCGGCGTCGAACCGGGCACCGGCCGCGACCTGTTCGCCCGGATCGTGTACGGGGCCCGGGTCTCGCTCGGCGTCGCCCTCGTCGCCACCGTCCTGCAGATCGCCCTCGGCCTGGTCATCGGGCTCGCCGCCGCGCTCGGCAGCCGCCGGGTCGACCAGCTCCTCGGCCGGATCACCGACATCAACGTGGCCCTGCCGGTCATGGTGATCGCCCTGGCACTCCTGGCGATCGTGCCCGAGTCCTTCCCCCGCCCGGTCCTGATCGCCCTGGTCATCGGCGGCATCGGCTGGTCCGGTACGTCGAAGATCGTGCGGGCGCAGGCGCTCGCCCTGAAGTCCCTCGACTTCGTCGCGGCGGCCCGGCTCACCGGGCGCGGGAAGTGGTCCATCGCCCGCCGTGAACTACTGCCCTCGCTCGCCGCGCCGGTCATCACCTACGCGGCCCTGGCCTTTCCCACCAACATCGTCGTCGAGGCGGCCCTGTCCTTCCTCGGCGTCGGCATCAAGCCGCCCACCCCGTCCTGGGGGCAGATGCTCACCGAGGCCGACACCTGGTACCAGGCGGCCCCGACGTACCTCCTGATCCCCGCCGGACTCCTCTTCGTCACCGTCCTCGCGCTCACCGTCCTCGGCGAGGGCGTGCGCACCGCACTCGACCCGCGCGCCGCCTCCCGCCTGGGCGTCGGCACCGGTACGGCCAAGGAGGGCGCGGCATGA
- a CDS encoding ABC transporter permease — translation MTGFLLRRLGGAALVLLALTAILYAIFYVAPGDVAQIACGPRCSPAQVAQVTEQLRLDDPVYVQYAHFLQGIVAGRDFSTGTGTEHCAMPCLGVSYQSDQQVTQLILAKLPVTGSLVVGAFAGWLLLGVGTGVLSAWRRGRLTERVLTWLTLAGSATPVFVIGLLLIIVFCSTLQWLPAPSYVPFTENPEQWAWGLLLPWTSLALIESAKYARLTRSAMLETLAEDHVRTFRAYGVGERAIIRRHALRGAVAPVIALSALDFGSMFGGAVLTESLFGIPGIGRELVHAVKVVDLPVVVGMVLVTGFFVVLANAVADLLYALADRRVVLS, via the coding sequence ATGACCGGCTTCCTGCTCCGGCGGCTCGGCGGGGCGGCCCTCGTGCTGCTCGCCCTCACCGCGATCCTCTACGCGATCTTCTACGTGGCCCCCGGCGACGTCGCCCAGATCGCCTGCGGCCCCCGCTGCTCGCCCGCCCAGGTCGCCCAGGTCACCGAGCAACTGCGCCTGGACGACCCGGTGTACGTGCAGTACGCGCACTTCCTCCAGGGCATCGTCGCCGGGCGCGACTTCTCCACCGGGACCGGTACCGAGCACTGCGCGATGCCCTGCCTCGGCGTCTCGTACCAGTCCGACCAGCAGGTCACCCAGCTGATCCTGGCGAAGCTCCCGGTCACCGGCTCCCTGGTGGTCGGCGCGTTCGCCGGCTGGCTGCTCCTCGGCGTCGGCACCGGCGTGCTCTCCGCCTGGCGGCGCGGCCGGCTCACCGAACGGGTGCTGACCTGGCTGACCCTGGCCGGCTCCGCCACCCCCGTCTTCGTCATCGGGCTGCTGCTCATCATCGTGTTCTGCTCCACCCTCCAATGGCTGCCCGCACCCTCGTACGTCCCGTTCACCGAGAACCCCGAACAGTGGGCCTGGGGGCTGCTGCTGCCCTGGACGTCGCTGGCGCTCATCGAGTCCGCCAAGTACGCCCGCCTCACCCGCAGCGCCATGCTGGAGACCCTCGCCGAGGACCACGTGCGCACCTTTCGCGCGTACGGGGTCGGCGAGCGGGCCATCATCCGACGGCACGCGCTCCGGGGCGCGGTCGCCCCCGTCATCGCCCTGAGCGCGCTGGACTTCGGCTCGATGTTCGGCGGTGCTGTGCTCACCGAGTCCCTCTTCGGCATCCCCGGCATCGGGCGCGAGCTGGTCCACGCGGTCAAGGTCGTCGACCTGCCCGTCGTGGTCGGCATGGTGCTGGTGACCGGGTTCTTCGTCGTCCTCGCCAACGCCGTCGCGGACCTGCTGTACGCGCTGGCCGACCGACGGGTGGTCCTGTCATGA